Proteins encoded in a region of the Mesoflavibacter profundi genome:
- a CDS encoding BatD family protein, translated as MKKQYLKYNKVNTKGFWSLIFFLFSFLSFAQVTSSIDSTSIKIGEQITYKIEVETDTVNPVIFPEGQTFMPLEMIESYQPDTIKYDAKYKLIKKYGLTQFDSGKYVIPKQKIIIAGKTFATDSMLVEVNDIVVDTTKQKLYDVKPMIDVKKPSSNWWLWLLLIIAIAAIIAFLVYWLVWRKKPLTEEEKIAQLPPYDRAKLALKQLDETKYLERAEIKEYYSELTFIIRKYLDEKVYDKALESTTDQLIDRLNILQEGNQIELSKDDIKNIEAILKRADLVKFAKSAPDIELAKLDRQTIDTEIDQVKEALPEPSEEDLRKNEEYLKLRAKKEKQEKIWITAAIALVFLIGTVGVFSYKYGINYVIDTVTGKDTKQLLEGNWVTSEYGFPPMTISTPEVLKREDVEVEQSIAQPITKTAFAYQLENQFIIEVSTTTIEVNPQAENKPSAEDNIKKAIEDNLKSLDAKGARNILPVTDKFVTPNGAEGVKTSGTLEYPIDTNKEKYINGQFALLSFANQNVIQQIMITYAKDDVYLDQVVERVLASIELKPKDE; from the coding sequence ATGAAGAAACAGTATTTAAAATATAACAAAGTAAACACAAAAGGCTTTTGGTCTTTGATCTTTTTTCTATTCTCGTTTTTATCATTTGCGCAAGTTACATCATCTATAGATTCTACTTCAATAAAAATTGGTGAACAAATCACTTATAAAATTGAAGTCGAAACCGATACGGTAAACCCAGTTATTTTTCCTGAAGGTCAAACATTTATGCCTTTAGAGATGATAGAATCCTATCAGCCAGATACTATAAAATACGATGCTAAATACAAACTGATAAAAAAGTACGGTTTAACACAGTTTGATTCTGGTAAATACGTAATTCCAAAGCAAAAAATAATTATTGCAGGTAAGACGTTTGCAACAGATAGTATGTTGGTTGAGGTTAACGATATAGTTGTAGATACAACCAAGCAAAAGCTTTACGATGTAAAGCCAATGATAGACGTTAAAAAACCTTCTAGCAATTGGTGGTTATGGTTGTTGCTAATTATTGCTATCGCTGCAATAATAGCCTTTTTAGTGTATTGGTTGGTGTGGCGAAAAAAACCATTAACCGAAGAAGAAAAAATAGCACAATTACCACCTTACGATCGTGCAAAATTAGCCTTAAAGCAACTAGACGAAACTAAATATTTAGAACGTGCCGAAATCAAAGAGTACTATTCTGAGCTAACCTTTATCATTAGAAAATATTTAGATGAAAAAGTTTACGATAAAGCATTAGAAAGTACTACAGATCAATTAATAGATCGATTAAATATTTTGCAAGAAGGTAATCAAATAGAGCTAAGCAAAGATGATATAAAAAATATTGAAGCTATTTTAAAACGTGCCGATTTGGTAAAATTTGCAAAATCTGCTCCAGATATCGAGCTTGCTAAATTAGACAGACAAACCATAGACACAGAAATAGATCAAGTAAAAGAAGCCTTACCAGAACCAAGCGAAGAAGATTTACGTAAAAACGAAGAATACCTTAAGCTAAGAGCTAAAAAAGAAAAACAAGAAAAAATCTGGATTACAGCTGCAATTGCTTTAGTGTTTTTGATAGGAACTGTTGGCGTATTTAGTTATAAGTATGGTATTAATTACGTTATAGATACAGTCACAGGTAAAGACACCAAACAATTATTAGAAGGTAATTGGGTAACTAGTGAGTATGGTTTTCCGCCAATGACAATTTCTACTCCAGAAGTTTTAAAAAGAGAAGATGTTGAGGTAGAACAAAGTATAGCGCAACCCATTACAAAAACAGCTTTTGCGTATCAACTAGAAAATCAATTTATCATAGAAGTTTCTACAACTACAATAGAAGTAAATCCGCAAGCCGAAAATAAACCATCTGCAGAAGATAATATTAAGAAAGCAATAGAAGATAATCTTAAAAGTTTAGACGCTAAAGGCGCAAGAAATATTTTACCAGTTACAGATAAATTTGTTACGCCTAATGGCGCAGAAGGTGTAAAAACATCAGGTACATTAGAGTATCCAATAGATACTAATAAAGAGAAGTATATCAATGGTCAGTTTGCGTTGTTAAGTTTTGCAAATCAAAATGTAATACAACAAATAATGATTACATATGCAAAAGATGATGTGTATTTAGACCAAGTTGTAGAGCGTGTTTTAGCATCTATAGAATTAAAACCTAAAGACGAATAA
- a CDS encoding AAA family ATPase, whose product MEDTSTVDIASINAKIEKESAFVDLLMLEMNKVIVGQKHMVERLLIGLLGQGHILLEGVPGLAKTLAINTLSQAIDASFSRIQFTPDLLPADVVGTLIYNIKENDFSIKKGPIFANFVLADEINRAPAKVQSALLEAMQEKQVTIGDETFKLDKPFLVMATQNPVEQEGTYPLPEAQVDRFMLKTVIDYPKQAEEQLIMRANLKGAWDKVNPVVTTDQIIRAQKAVREVYMDEKIEKYILDIIFATRYPEQYRLDDLKPLISFGASPRGSINLANAAKCYAFIKRRGYVIPEDVRAVVQDVLRHRIGITYEAEAENVTAEDIVNKIVNEIEVP is encoded by the coding sequence ATGGAAGATACTAGTACTGTTGATATTGCATCAATAAATGCGAAAATAGAAAAGGAGAGTGCATTTGTAGACTTACTTATGCTAGAAATGAATAAAGTAATTGTTGGACAAAAACACATGGTCGAGCGATTACTAATCGGATTATTAGGACAAGGACATATACTTCTTGAAGGTGTGCCAGGTCTAGCAAAAACTTTAGCGATTAACACTTTATCACAAGCTATTGATGCTAGTTTTAGTAGGATACAATTTACACCAGATTTATTACCTGCAGATGTTGTTGGTACATTAATCTATAACATTAAAGAAAATGACTTTTCGATAAAAAAGGGACCAATATTTGCCAATTTTGTTTTGGCAGACGAGATTAACCGTGCACCAGCAAAAGTACAATCGGCTTTATTAGAAGCGATGCAAGAAAAGCAAGTAACTATTGGTGACGAGACCTTTAAATTAGATAAGCCATTTTTAGTAATGGCAACTCAAAACCCAGTAGAACAAGAAGGAACGTATCCTTTACCAGAAGCACAGGTAGACCGTTTTATGCTAAAAACGGTGATTGATTACCCTAAACAAGCTGAAGAGCAATTAATCATGCGTGCTAATTTAAAAGGCGCTTGGGATAAAGTAAATCCTGTTGTTACTACAGATCAAATTATAAGAGCACAAAAAGCAGTAAGAGAAGTGTACATGGATGAAAAGATTGAAAAATATATCCTAGACATCATCTTTGCTACACGTTACCCAGAACAATATAGACTAGATGATTTAAAACCATTAATATCTTTTGGTGCGTCGCCACGTGGTAGTATTAACTTAGCTAATGCAGCAAAATGTTATGCGTTTATCAAACGTCGTGGTTATGTAATTCCAGAAGATGTTCGTGCTGTTGTACAAGATGTATTACGTCACCGTATCGGAATTACTTACGAAGCTGAAGCAGAAAACGTAACTGCAGAAGACATCGTGAACAAGATTGTAAACGAAATTGAAGTACCTTAA
- a CDS encoding vWA domain-containing protein: MLQGITFENKIFFWLLLALPLAILWYVLKHKRQTAELKISSLKGFKTNQSWLPKLKHVLFALRLIALALLVTALARPRTSETKSKTKTTRGIDIVMAIDVSASMLAKDLRPNRLEALKDVASEFIKGRPNDRIGLVEYAGESYTKTPITSDKAIVLRSLEEIQYNTIIEGGTAIGMGLATSVNRLKDSKAKSKVIILLTDGVNNSGAINPSIASELAVEFGIKVYTIGLGTNGMALSPVAFLANGRFQYDRVQVEIDEELLKSIATATGGKYFRATNNQKLAQIYDEINKLEKTEIDEIKFTTYQEHFRPFVIAAMVLLLLEYLMRITIFRSFV, encoded by the coding sequence ATGTTACAAGGGATAACTTTTGAAAATAAAATCTTTTTCTGGTTATTGTTAGCATTACCGCTAGCAATACTTTGGTATGTTTTAAAACATAAACGTCAAACAGCTGAGCTTAAAATTTCAAGTTTAAAAGGATTTAAAACAAATCAATCTTGGTTGCCAAAGCTAAAGCATGTATTATTTGCATTACGATTAATTGCTTTAGCTTTATTAGTTACTGCGTTAGCGCGACCAAGAACTTCAGAAACTAAAAGCAAAACAAAAACCACAAGAGGTATAGATATTGTTATGGCAATAGATGTATCTGCAAGTATGTTGGCTAAAGATTTGCGTCCTAACCGTTTAGAAGCATTAAAAGATGTAGCGTCCGAATTTATTAAAGGAAGACCAAACGACCGTATTGGACTAGTTGAGTATGCTGGAGAAAGCTACACAAAAACACCAATAACCAGCGATAAAGCTATTGTTTTACGTAGCTTAGAAGAAATACAGTATAATACCATTATTGAAGGCGGAACAGCAATTGGTATGGGATTAGCCACTTCGGTTAACCGATTAAAAGATAGTAAAGCCAAAAGCAAAGTCATTATTTTATTAACCGATGGAGTTAATAATTCTGGAGCTATAAATCCTTCTATTGCAAGTGAATTAGCTGTAGAATTTGGTATTAAAGTTTACACCATTGGATTAGGTACAAATGGTATGGCGTTATCACCTGTTGCTTTTTTAGCAAATGGAAGATTTCAGTATGATCGTGTACAAGTAGAAATTGATGAAGAGTTGCTAAAAAGTATAGCAACAGCAACTGGTGGAAAGTATTTTAGAGCCACAAATAATCAAAAACTGGCTCAGATTTATGACGAAATAAATAAACTAGAAAAAACCGAAATAGACGAGATAAAATTCACAACCTATCAAGAACATTTTAGACCATTTGTAATTGCAGCAATGGTATTGTTATTGCTAGAATATCTTATGAGAATTACAATCTTTAGAAGTTTTGTTTAA
- a CDS encoding aldo/keto reductase: protein MNFSKVIAGTMTWGQWGKQLSKQEMINLMHHCVENDIHTFDHADIYGDYSTEADFGHAFAESGIDRNNIELISKCGIQYLGKSRPELKVKHYNYTKEYIIWSAENSLKHLKTDYLDLLLLHRPSPLMQPEVIAEAISILKKEGKIKSFGVSNFTPNQTDLLNKYVGVDVNQIEFSLTQHTAMHDGTLDHMTLNNIQPMSWSPLGYVFKEDTEQTRRIHKQLGAFLDKYNATEDQLLLAWILKHPSNIIPVVGTTTKQRLKDAYAATKIDLELEDWFLILVACQGHKVP from the coding sequence ATGAATTTTTCTAAAGTAATAGCTGGAACAATGACTTGGGGACAATGGGGAAAACAATTGTCAAAACAAGAAATGATTAATCTTATGCATCATTGTGTAGAAAACGATATACACACCTTTGATCATGCAGATATTTACGGCGATTACAGTACTGAAGCAGATTTTGGTCACGCTTTCGCGGAAAGCGGAATCGACAGAAATAACATTGAGTTAATTAGCAAATGCGGCATACAATACCTTGGTAAATCTAGACCAGAATTAAAAGTTAAACACTATAACTACACTAAAGAATATATTATTTGGTCTGCCGAAAACAGCTTAAAACATCTAAAAACAGATTATTTAGATCTGTTATTATTGCATAGACCAAGTCCATTAATGCAACCTGAGGTTATTGCCGAAGCAATTTCAATATTAAAAAAAGAAGGAAAAATTAAATCGTTTGGAGTTTCTAATTTTACACCAAATCAAACGGATTTATTAAATAAATATGTTGGTGTAGACGTTAATCAAATAGAGTTTTCTTTAACACAGCATACCGCTATGCACGATGGTACATTAGACCATATGACGCTAAACAACATTCAACCTATGTCATGGTCACCTTTAGGTTATGTGTTTAAAGAAGATACAGAGCAAACAAGACGTATACACAAGCAATTAGGCGCTTTTTTAGATAAATACAATGCTACCGAAGACCAATTACTATTAGCTTGGATATTAAAACATCCTTCAAACATTATTCCTGTAGTTGGTACTACAACAAAACAACGTCTAAAAGATGCTTATGCAGCTACTAAAATTGATTTAGAACTGGAAGATTGGTTCTTAATTTTAGTAGCTTGTCAAGGTCATAAAGTGCCTTAA
- a CDS encoding BatD family protein, which yields MKLLKHIFILLLALAPVFAIAQDEEAISFVAKVSKKKLGLNERLRVDFEMNKDGDNFQSPNFEGFTVVGGPNQSVSHSWFNGKRNFSKTYSYFLAPKQMGTFTINQATIEIDGTVYKTSPITIKVTKAIDIPENPNDPDYILKENIHLVAEVSKTNPYLNEPITVVYKLYVAPKAGISNFRETESPKFNGFWSQNIDIKGIRPQNGTYDGEEYRYVVLRKAVLFPQKTGKLEIEPLSLDLTIDVPTNQRDIFGRRINNQAHRTITANTRTINVKPLPQQGKPVDFTGAVGEFDFNVTATKTELNATEALQAKIEVSGKGNLKLFELPGLKTPSALEVYDPEHEENIRTNLAGMQGKISDSYTIVPQYKGKFPIPPVTFSYFDLKTETYKVLSSKDIVINVLEGPVYADADNNLPTNNNQKQAVVLNDNQFAFIKTKTNLKPIQQETFFNTTAFWMSLITPLLAIPLALLYRRKRDQRSADVVGNRLRKADRLAKKYLSEAKKALGQKEAFYIALEKALHNYLKGRLNIETTDLSKEKISLLLEQKQVDNNTIKDFLKLLENCELARYTPMTQVAMEQDYNKASSTISNIDKQIR from the coding sequence GTGAAATTACTTAAACACATATTCATTTTACTACTTGCTTTAGCACCAGTATTTGCTATAGCTCAAGATGAAGAAGCAATAAGTTTTGTAGCTAAAGTTAGTAAGAAAAAATTAGGTTTAAACGAACGTTTACGTGTTGATTTTGAAATGAATAAAGACGGAGATAATTTTCAATCTCCAAATTTTGAAGGATTTACAGTAGTTGGTGGACCAAACCAGTCTGTAAGTCATTCGTGGTTTAACGGTAAGCGTAATTTTTCAAAAACATATAGTTACTTTTTGGCACCAAAACAAATGGGAACATTTACCATTAATCAAGCAACTATAGAGATTGATGGTACTGTTTATAAAACATCGCCCATCACTATAAAGGTAACCAAAGCTATAGATATACCAGAAAACCCAAACGATCCAGATTATATTTTAAAAGAAAATATTCATTTGGTAGCCGAAGTATCTAAAACAAATCCTTATTTAAACGAGCCAATTACAGTAGTTTACAAATTATATGTTGCTCCAAAAGCAGGAATAAGTAATTTTAGAGAAACCGAAAGTCCTAAATTCAATGGATTTTGGAGTCAGAATATAGATATTAAAGGAATTAGACCTCAAAACGGGACTTACGACGGAGAAGAATATAGATATGTAGTTTTAAGAAAAGCAGTGTTATTTCCTCAAAAAACAGGAAAATTAGAGATAGAACCTTTAAGCTTAGATTTAACAATTGACGTACCAACTAATCAAAGAGATATTTTTGGTCGAAGAATAAACAATCAAGCACATCGTACAATAACTGCCAATACAAGAACAATTAATGTAAAACCGTTGCCACAACAAGGTAAACCAGTAGATTTTACTGGTGCTGTTGGCGAATTTGACTTTAATGTTACTGCGACAAAAACCGAGCTTAATGCTACAGAAGCCTTACAAGCAAAAATAGAAGTGTCAGGAAAAGGTAACTTAAAACTATTTGAATTACCTGGATTAAAAACTCCAAGTGCATTAGAAGTTTACGATCCAGAACATGAAGAGAATATTAGAACAAACCTAGCAGGAATGCAAGGAAAAATTTCTGATAGTTATACCATTGTACCACAATACAAAGGAAAATTCCCTATTCCGCCAGTTACATTTTCTTATTTTGATTTAAAAACTGAAACTTACAAAGTCTTATCTTCTAAAGATATTGTTATAAATGTTTTAGAAGGACCAGTTTATGCAGACGCAGATAATAATTTACCTACTAATAACAATCAAAAACAAGCAGTAGTTTTAAATGATAATCAGTTTGCATTTATAAAAACTAAAACCAATTTAAAACCAATACAACAAGAAACTTTTTTTAATACAACTGCATTTTGGATGAGTTTAATTACGCCTTTATTAGCAATACCATTAGCATTACTTTACAGACGTAAAAGAGACCAACGTAGCGCAGATGTTGTTGGGAATAGATTAAGAAAAGCAGATAGGTTAGCTAAAAAGTATCTTTCTGAAGCTAAAAAAGCTTTAGGACAAAAAGAAGCTTTTTACATCGCATTAGAAAAAGCATTACATAATTACTTAAAAGGTAGATTGAATATTGAAACTACAGATTTAAGTAAAGAAAAAATAAGTCTTCTATTAGAACAAAAGCAAGTAGATAACAATACTATTAAAGACTTTTTAAAGCTTTTAGAAAATTGTGAGTTGGCAAGATATACACCAATGACACAAGTAGCAATGGAACAAGATTATAACAAAGCATCTTCTACAATTAGTAATATAGATAAACAAATACGTTAG
- a CDS encoding HD domain-containing protein has product MIDWLKNEWIALASNYSSDKDLIYNYWEDIISQYSKKSRYYHNLEHIHNMLVQLETIKDEIANLPELKFAIWYHDIIYKSTKKDNEEKSAAFAKNRLKSFSFNINSIKKVEELILSTKKHNVILNQNQDNAYLLDLDLSILGSNWETYKNYTQQIRKEYKIYPDFMYKSGRKKVLKHFLERDNLYFTKTYKIQFENKARENIKRELETL; this is encoded by the coding sequence ATGATAGATTGGTTGAAAAATGAATGGATTGCTTTAGCTTCAAATTATTCTAGTGATAAAGATTTAATCTATAATTATTGGGAAGACATTATATCTCAGTATTCTAAAAAATCAAGATATTATCATAATCTAGAACACATTCATAATATGCTAGTTCAACTTGAAACTATTAAAGATGAAATAGCTAATCTTCCAGAACTCAAATTTGCAATTTGGTATCACGATATTATCTACAAATCAACCAAAAAAGACAACGAAGAAAAAAGCGCAGCATTTGCTAAAAACAGACTTAAATCATTCAGTTTTAATATAAATTCGATTAAAAAAGTTGAAGAATTAATCCTTTCAACTAAAAAACATAACGTAATTTTAAATCAAAATCAAGATAACGCTTACCTATTAGATTTAGATTTATCGATTCTTGGATCTAATTGGGAAACTTATAAAAATTATACTCAACAAATTAGAAAAGAGTATAAAATATATCCTGATTTTATGTATAAATCTGGTCGAAAAAAAGTGCTTAAACACTTTTTAGAACGGGACAACTTGTACTTTACTAAAACTTATAAAATACAATTTGAAAATAAGGCTAGAGAAAATATAAAAAGAGAATTAGAAACACTTTAA
- a CDS encoding SDR family NAD(P)-dependent oxidoreductase has protein sequence MSQKTALITGATSGIGRATAHEFAKHGIKLILCGRRQERLDTIEKALSKQTKVFTLNFDVSDKNAVFNAINSLPDEFKTIDILINNAGNAHGLDPIQSGNLDDWDKMMDINVKGLLYVSKAIIPNMTERKSGHIINIGSSAGKEVYPNGNVYCGSKHAVVAITEGMRIDLNPFGIKVTAINPGLVETEFSKVRFKGDAKADTVYTGYKALQADDVAEVIYFAVSRPAHVNLADVLMFCTAQASSTIVKKE, from the coding sequence ATGAGTCAAAAAACTGCATTAATAACAGGAGCAACAAGCGGAATAGGAAGAGCAACAGCACACGAATTTGCCAAACATGGCATTAAACTTATACTTTGCGGAAGACGACAAGAACGATTAGACACCATTGAAAAAGCACTGTCTAAGCAAACTAAAGTTTTTACTTTAAATTTTGATGTTAGTGACAAAAATGCTGTGTTTAATGCTATAAATTCTTTACCAGACGAATTTAAAACCATAGATATTTTAATTAATAATGCAGGTAATGCACACGGATTAGATCCTATCCAAAGCGGAAATTTAGACGATTGGGACAAAATGATGGACATAAACGTTAAGGGTTTACTTTACGTTAGCAAAGCCATAATCCCAAATATGACCGAGCGTAAAAGCGGACACATTATTAACATTGGCTCTTCTGCGGGAAAAGAAGTATATCCCAACGGAAATGTATACTGCGGAAGTAAACACGCAGTTGTTGCCATCACCGAAGGTATGCGTATAGACCTTAACCCTTTTGGGATTAAAGTTACAGCTATAAATCCTGGATTAGTAGAAACTGAATTCTCTAAAGTACGCTTTAAAGGTGATGCCAAAGCAGATACCGTTTATACAGGTTACAAAGCGTTACAAGCAGATGATGTTGCCGAAGTTATCTATTTTGCTGTATCGCGTCCAGCACATGTTAACCTTGCAGACGTGTTAATGTTTTGTACGGCTCAAGCTAGTAGCACGATTGTGAAAAAAGAGTAA
- a CDS encoding tetratricopeptide repeat protein, with protein MKNVLTYILLLISVSLVAQDKDQEKALLKQTNKALSYVADANEFAKSDDFVNAEMEYRKALSTKPNQAVGAYNLAYQYYQKGSLDEALYRNQQAAKHATDKVEKHRAFHNIGNILMKQEKCKEAVEAYKNALRNNPKDDETRYNLGLAKDCAKNQQDDEPQEDDKDGENNRDKDENQNEDQKENNEKQQEDQDQKDQKDQGDQDKKEGDQDQDKDGKPDDNKNQDQKEGDQDNQQQQPQQGQLSPQQIKNLLEAMNNQEQKVQEKINAQKVKGAKVQTDKDW; from the coding sequence ATGAAAAACGTATTAACCTACATACTTTTATTAATTTCGGTAAGCTTAGTTGCTCAAGACAAAGACCAAGAAAAAGCACTTTTAAAGCAAACCAACAAAGCATTATCTTACGTAGCAGATGCAAATGAATTTGCAAAAAGTGACGATTTTGTAAATGCCGAAATGGAATACCGTAAAGCCTTATCTACAAAACCAAACCAAGCTGTTGGCGCTTATAATTTAGCCTATCAATATTATCAAAAAGGAAGCTTAGACGAAGCATTATACCGTAATCAACAAGCAGCAAAACACGCTACAGATAAAGTTGAAAAGCATAGAGCATTTCACAATATTGGTAACATTTTAATGAAACAAGAAAAATGTAAAGAAGCGGTTGAAGCTTATAAAAATGCACTTCGTAATAACCCAAAAGATGACGAGACACGTTACAATTTAGGTTTAGCAAAAGACTGTGCAAAAAACCAGCAAGACGACGAGCCTCAAGAAGACGATAAAGACGGAGAAAATAACCGTGATAAAGACGAAAACCAAAACGAGGATCAAAAAGAAAATAACGAAAAACAACAAGAAGACCAAGATCAAAAAGACCAGAAAGATCAAGGCGATCAGGACAAAAAAGAAGGCGATCAAGACCAAGATAAAGATGGTAAACCTGATGATAATAAAAATCAAGATCAAAAAGAAGGCGATCAAGATAACCAACAGCAACAACCACAACAAGGTCAATTATCGCCACAGCAAATTAAAAATTTGTTAGAAGCGATGAATAACCAAGAACAAAAAGTTCAAGAAAAAATAAATGCACAAAAGGTTAAAGGTGCCAAAGTGCAAACCGATAAAGATTGGTAA
- a CDS encoding vWA domain-containing protein, with protein sequence MFQLEEKIWFWTMLIIPVIVVFFLLLLFWKKQTQKKFADKALLKRLSPNQSVFKSVLKIIVLSLAFASLAIALVNPKIGTKLETVKREGVDIVFAIDVSKSMLAEDIKPNRLEKAKQLVSQIINNLGSDRVGIIAYAGKAFPQLPITTDYSAAKLFLQNMNTDMLSSQGTAINEAIQLATTYYDDEEQTNRVLVIISDGEDHSEAAVQVAEQAKDEGIKIFTIGVGQTKGGPIPLKRNGVITGYKKDSQGETVITKLDEQTLKNIAATANGQYLKGQSTDQVVNKMKDILNTMDKTEFEAKQIADFKDQFQWFLGLAIFLFFIDIFLLERKTAWLKKLNLFNENL encoded by the coding sequence ATGTTTCAACTAGAAGAAAAAATATGGTTTTGGACAATGCTAATCATTCCGGTGATAGTTGTTTTCTTTTTGTTGCTACTATTTTGGAAAAAGCAAACCCAAAAAAAGTTTGCAGACAAAGCACTTTTAAAGCGATTAAGTCCAAACCAATCGGTATTTAAATCGGTACTAAAAATAATTGTTTTAAGTCTGGCATTTGCAAGTCTAGCTATTGCATTAGTTAACCCAAAAATTGGAACAAAGTTAGAAACGGTAAAACGCGAAGGTGTAGACATTGTTTTTGCAATAGATGTGTCTAAAAGTATGTTGGCAGAAGATATTAAGCCAAACCGATTAGAAAAAGCAAAACAATTAGTATCTCAAATCATCAACAATTTAGGTAGCGATCGTGTTGGAATTATCGCTTACGCAGGAAAAGCGTTTCCGCAATTACCAATAACTACAGACTATTCGGCAGCAAAATTATTTTTGCAGAACATGAATACAGATATGCTGTCTTCACAAGGAACAGCTATAAATGAAGCTATACAATTGGCAACAACGTATTATGACGATGAAGAGCAGACTAATCGTGTGTTAGTTATCATTTCTGATGGAGAAGATCATAGTGAAGCAGCAGTACAAGTTGCAGAGCAAGCCAAAGATGAAGGCATAAAAATCTTTACTATTGGCGTTGGTCAAACAAAAGGTGGACCAATACCATTAAAAAGAAATGGAGTAATTACAGGTTATAAAAAAGATAGTCAAGGTGAAACCGTTATCACAAAATTAGACGAACAAACACTAAAAAATATTGCAGCAACAGCAAATGGACAATATTTAAAAGGACAATCTACAGATCAAGTAGTTAATAAAATGAAAGACATTTTAAACACTATGGATAAAACCGAATTTGAAGCTAAACAAATTGCCGATTTTAAAGACCAATTTCAATGGTTTTTAGGCTTAGCAATTTTTCTGTTTTTTATAGATATTTTCCTTTTAGAACGAAAAACAGCTTGGCTTAAAAAATTAAATTTATTCAATGAGAATTTATAA
- a CDS encoding DUF58 domain-containing protein: MDTKEILKKVRKIEIKTRRLSDHIFGGEYHSTFKGRGMTFSEVRQYQFGDDVRNIDWNVTARYNEPYVKVFEEERELTMMLMVDVSGSEFFGTEQQFKNEVITEIAATLAFSATQNNDKIGLILFSDEIELYIPPKKGRSHVLRIIRELIEFQPKSKQTNISEALKFLRNVMKKKAIVFMMSDFIAEDYKQTLKIAAGKHDITGIRIYDKHEENIPNLGMVNMQDEESGELMLVNTSSKQVRQEYAKFYADKVNYFKDSFAKSGAGSLSCRTDESYVKKLLGYFKTRG; the protein is encoded by the coding sequence ATGGATACTAAAGAAATACTTAAAAAAGTTCGAAAAATAGAGATTAAGACACGTCGTTTGTCTGATCATATTTTTGGAGGCGAATACCATTCGACTTTCAAAGGTCGTGGTATGACTTTTTCTGAAGTACGCCAATACCAATTTGGTGATGATGTAAGAAACATCGATTGGAATGTTACCGCACGTTATAACGAACCTTACGTAAAAGTTTTTGAAGAAGAACGTGAGCTAACCATGATGCTTATGGTTGATGTTTCTGGATCAGAATTTTTTGGTACAGAACAACAATTTAAAAACGAAGTCATTACCGAAATTGCTGCAACACTAGCATTTTCAGCAACTCAAAATAATGACAAAATAGGTCTGATTTTATTTTCAGATGAAATAGAACTTTACATACCACCAAAAAAAGGAAGATCTCATGTATTGCGTATTATTCGCGAGTTAATCGAGTTTCAACCTAAAAGCAAACAAACCAATATTTCCGAAGCTTTAAAGTTTTTACGTAACGTCATGAAAAAGAAAGCAATTGTTTTTATGATGAGCGATTTTATTGCTGAAGATTACAAGCAAACCCTAAAAATTGCAGCTGGAAAGCACGATATAACAGGAATTAGAATTTACGATAAACATGAAGAAAACATACCAAATTTAGGTATGGTAAATATGCAAGACGAAGAGTCTGGCGAGCTAATGTTAGTCAATACAAGTTCTAAACAAGTAAGACAAGAATACGCAAAGTTTTATGCAGATAAGGTCAACTACTTTAAAGATAGTTTTGCAAAATCTGGCGCAGGAAGTTTGTCTTGCAGAACCGATGAAAGTTACGTAAAAAAACTATTAGGCTATTTTAAAACAAGAGGATAA